From Rutidosis leptorrhynchoides isolate AG116_Rl617_1_P2 chromosome 3, CSIRO_AGI_Rlap_v1, whole genome shotgun sequence, a single genomic window includes:
- the LOC139901531 gene encoding uncharacterized protein has product MEKRNLKLDCECKLYVSKPGNNETWKVKTFHLAHQCHTSRKIKQCTYQFLASKVVHQIPSNPKIPPSAIKVQYEQEYELDISKTKAYRAKKAAKKAVEGDYARQYGELRDYFEELIRSNPGSTVKVLNEPCHEDAPTRIFMRCYVCLGPLKDGFKTLSRDLLGLDGAFMKEPARGQILSAVGVDSNNGIYPLAYAMIEAENYNSWSWFLECLGDDLNLTRMSNFTFISDRQKGLLQAVERMFPCAEHRFCLRHMHENMKSKSWRGLAYKQHLWKCAASTTVPQFEKNMLDLKAFDPSAWKYLADIPPQQWSRSHFTGKAVSDVLLSNMCEYFNRWIVDGRDKPIITCLEFIREYLMKRIDIVNKKIMKSEGLLTPKATKVFEGIKKEENKYTAVYNGSGMFQVNGPHNDQVVVDMSQETCACRKWELTVNGRNLWPKSTVKIPILPPLKIATAGRPKKSRRKGLHENDEIVSAGKLSKKGQVIQCGICKGFGHNRRGCTNGGVKVDQASGSKRKSMAKSKQVNRFTAKQEVNRFTAKQEVNMFTAKQEVITGPNEKKNKEYVSTWVNMCQFQVKSSNLIQQKKVEVLYIYNQHVSLTVNIM; this is encoded by the exons ATGGAAAAAAGGAATTTGAAACTTGATTGTGAATGTAAACTATATGTATCAAAACCTGGTAACAATGAGACTTGGAAAGTTAAGACATTTCATCTTGCACAtcagtgtcatacttcaagaaagaTCAAACAATGTACTTACCAATTCCTTGCTTCTAAAGTGGTTCACCAGATTCCATCAAATCCTAAAATTCCACCATCAGCAATTAAAGTGCAGTATGAGCAAGAATATGAGTTGGATATCTCAAAAACAAAGGCATATAGGGCAAAAAAAGCAGCTAAGAAAGCTGTTGAAGGTGACTATGCAAGACAATATGGTGAGTTAAGGGATTACTTTGAAGAACTTATAAGAAGCAATCCTGGTAGTACTGTGAAGGTGTTAAATGAGCCATGTCATGAAGATGCACCCACTAGGATTTTTATGAGATGTTATGTGTGTTTAGGTCCATTAAAAGATGGATTTAAAACATTATCTAGGGATTTACTAGGTTTGGATGGGGCATTTATGAAAGAACCAGCAAGAGGACAGATTTTAAGTGCTGTTGGAGTGGATTCAAACAATGGTATTTACCCTTTGGCATATGCTATGATAGAAGCAGAAAACTATAACTCGTGGAGTTGGTTTTTAGAGTGTTTGGGTGATGATTTGAATCTTACCAGAATgtccaatttcacttttataagTGATAGACAAAAG GGACTTTTGCAAGCTGTGGAGAGGATGTTCCCTTGTGCAGAACATAGGTTTTGTTTGAGACATATGCATGAAAacatgaaatctaagtcatggagGGGACTTGCATACAAGCAACACCTTTGGAAGTGTGCTGCTTCTACAACAGTACCTCAATTTGAAAAGAATATGTTGGATCTTAAAGCTTTTGATCCATCTGCTTGGAAGTATTTAGCAGATATTCCACCCCAACAATGGTCCAGAAGTCATTTCACAG GCAAGGCAGTTTCTGATGTGCTACTGAGCAACATGTGTGAATATTTTAATAGGTGGATAGTTGATGGGAGAGATAAGCCTATTATTACTTGTTTGGAGTTCATTAGGGAGTACTTAATGAAAAGAATTGATATAGTGAATAAAAAGATAATGAAATCTGAGGGACTTTTAACTCCTAAAGCAACTAAAGTGTTTGAAGGCATCAAAAAAGAAGAAAACAAGTATACTGCGGTATATAATGGTAGTGGGATGTTCCAGGTTAATGGCCCACATAATGATCAAGTTGTGGTTGACATGAGTCAAGAGACATGTGCTTGCAGAAAGTGGGAACTAACGG TAAATGGAAGGAACTTGTGGCCTAAGTCAACTGTGAAAATACCAATACTTCCACCTTTAAAAATTGCCACTGCTGGGAGACCGAAGAAGAGTAGAAGAAAGGGACTGCATGAGAATGATGAGATAGTGTCTGCTGGAAAGTTGTCAAAGAAGGGTCAAGTTATTCAGTGTGGAATTTGTAAGGGTTTTGGACATAATCGGAGGGGTTGCACAAATGGTGGTGTCAAAGTAGATCAAGCGAGTGGATCAAAGAGGAAATCAATGGCCAA gtctAAACAGGTCAACAGGTTTACTGCTAAACAAGAG GTCAACAGGTTTACTGCTAAACAAGAG GTCAACATGTTTACTGCTAAACAAGAGGTTATAACAGGTCCAAACGAAAAAAAAAACAAG GAATATGTGTCAACATGGGTCAACATGTGCCAGTTCCAAGTAAAATCTAGTAACCTGATTCAACAAAAGAAAGTTGAAGTCTTGTATATATACAATCAACATGTATCACTTACTGTTAACATCATGTAA